In Halobaculum sp. XH14, a single genomic region encodes these proteins:
- a CDS encoding bis(5'-nucleosyl)-tetraphosphatase: MPVEATSAGAILFRETRGHREYLLLKSRPGDWEFPKGGVEGEEELQQTAIREVQEEAGIGDFRLIDGFREQYDYVFEAGGNTIHKTVHLFIAHSFEASAELSTEHRDLQWRDYEQALNTITQDGPRDILREAHDYLNALQEEADEEYLLQRSEN, from the coding sequence ATGCCGGTCGAAGCGACCAGTGCTGGAGCCATCCTCTTCCGCGAAACCCGCGGCCACCGGGAGTACCTGCTCCTGAAGAGCCGACCCGGGGACTGGGAGTTCCCGAAGGGCGGGGTCGAGGGGGAAGAGGAGCTCCAGCAGACGGCGATACGCGAAGTACAAGAGGAGGCCGGGATCGGTGATTTCAGACTCATCGACGGCTTCCGTGAGCAGTACGACTACGTGTTCGAGGCGGGCGGGAACACCATCCACAAGACGGTGCACCTGTTCATCGCGCACTCGTTCGAGGCGTCCGCGGAGCTCTCCACCGAACACCGCGACCTCCAGTGGCGCGACTACGAGCAGGCACTCAACACGATCACCCAGGACGGCCCCCGCGACATCCTCCGCGAGGCCCACGACTACCTCAACGCCCTCCAGGAGGAGGCCGACGAGGAGTACCTCCTCCAGCGCTCGGAGAACTGA
- a CDS encoding DUF5787 family protein: MFPGAGDSEFAFELLVSRWAELAWHPTDGERPVLVARQLGTKRRRWDTVVLEVDPEAFAERRLFGERGLDMDLIRVVRDAPAEFEWYRDALPHPGFPWRYVRAAVHRAAGRDLIEKRRGPHDRVELRRLREYPDWVERVAVVENKPDLDASAASALADQLRHDLDADLADEVWVATGATGKRVSPALLEDMPVEVGVLEFDFADGVDADAAEVLWHPTRLDADGDADKRLELTERAYGKGWRSFRETMRPDCRHFELRREGRAMVPYCAAKGRVPTGAECSGNCPEFSPEPPQWRTNGWPVEGGPGKGIRALLSRRRERERERAGEPGTAERTGN; encoded by the coding sequence GTGTTCCCCGGCGCCGGCGACAGCGAGTTCGCGTTCGAACTGCTCGTGAGCCGGTGGGCCGAACTCGCCTGGCATCCGACGGACGGCGAGCGGCCGGTCCTCGTCGCCCGGCAGCTGGGGACGAAACGGAGGCGCTGGGACACCGTCGTCCTCGAGGTCGACCCCGAGGCGTTCGCCGAGCGACGGCTGTTCGGCGAGCGGGGCCTCGACATGGACCTCATCCGGGTCGTCCGGGACGCGCCCGCCGAGTTCGAGTGGTACCGCGACGCGCTCCCGCACCCGGGGTTCCCGTGGCGCTACGTCCGCGCTGCCGTCCACCGCGCGGCGGGCCGTGACCTGATCGAGAAGCGGCGCGGCCCGCACGACCGGGTCGAACTCCGTCGGCTCCGCGAGTACCCCGACTGGGTCGAGCGCGTGGCGGTCGTCGAGAACAAGCCCGACCTCGATGCGAGCGCCGCGAGCGCGCTCGCGGATCAGCTTCGACACGACCTCGACGCGGATCTGGCCGACGAGGTGTGGGTCGCGACCGGCGCGACGGGAAAGCGCGTCTCGCCCGCGCTGCTGGAGGACATGCCCGTCGAGGTCGGCGTGCTCGAGTTCGACTTCGCCGACGGCGTCGACGCGGACGCCGCGGAGGTGCTCTGGCACCCGACGCGGCTGGACGCCGACGGCGACGCGGACAAGCGCCTCGAACTGACCGAGCGCGCGTACGGCAAGGGCTGGCGGTCGTTCCGCGAGACGATGCGGCCCGACTGCCGGCACTTCGAACTCCGACGCGAGGGGCGCGCGATGGTGCCCTACTGCGCGGCGAAGGGCCGAGTGCCGACCGGCGCGGAGTGTTCCGGAAACTGCCCGGAGTTCTCGCCCGAACCCCCGCAGTGGCGGACGAACGGCTGGCCGGTCGAGGGCGGTCCGGGGAAGGGAATCAGGGCGCTGCTGTCCCGACGGCGGGAGCGCGAGCGGGAGCGAGCGGGGGAACCGGGAACGGCTGAGAGAACGGGGAACTGA
- a CDS encoding DUF5797 family protein: MSLTDEELERLADVVRLQPTKNSELGERWGLESGSDVHSYLENHLSDHYYRDDDSLIRATSEAAELTGVDPGVEDDGEEGGVPDRIRVPELHSQVFAVLAGPDERSESVVSVLGKLRERFDVDPDVGDVRRALQSLRRKNVVEVEYRTVPTFRLAVGRDAVDVEVSE; the protein is encoded by the coding sequence ATGAGCCTCACCGACGAGGAGCTGGAGCGGTTGGCCGACGTGGTGCGACTCCAGCCGACGAAGAACTCCGAACTGGGCGAGCGGTGGGGGTTAGAGAGCGGCAGCGACGTCCACAGTTACCTCGAGAACCACCTCTCGGATCACTACTACCGCGACGACGACAGCCTCATCCGGGCGACGAGCGAGGCCGCCGAACTGACCGGCGTCGACCCCGGCGTGGAGGACGACGGCGAGGAGGGCGGCGTCCCGGACCGCATCCGCGTCCCCGAGTTGCACAGCCAGGTGTTCGCGGTGCTGGCCGGCCCGGACGAGCGCTCCGAGTCGGTCGTGTCGGTGCTCGGGAAGCTCAGGGAGCGGTTCGACGTCGACCCCGACGTCGGCGACGTGCGCCGCGCGCTCCAGAGCCTCCGTCGGAAGAACGTCGTCGAGGTCGAGTACCGCACCGTCCCGACGTTCCGGCTGGCCGTCGGACGGGACGCGGTGGACGTCGAGGTCAGCGAGTAG
- a CDS encoding SDR family NAD(P)-dependent oxidoreductase translates to MDVDLHDSLDGQVALVTGATRGIGAAIAERLVDLGAVVYAGGRDPDDVTGEELRPVRLDVTEESQIVDAVERIGDEAGRLDVLVNNAGIGGPAGPVGAASTDGIDAVLETNLRGPMLVSKHALPLLLERDGSRVVNVSSRGGQLSGESDAARGPYSLSKTGLNGLTVQLHGAYADRGLLANSASPGWVSTGLGGESAPRSPAEGADTAVWLCRFVAGAPAGKFWHDREVIDW, encoded by the coding sequence ATGGACGTCGACCTTCACGACTCGCTCGACGGGCAGGTCGCCCTGGTCACGGGGGCGACGCGGGGCATCGGGGCGGCGATCGCGGAGCGGCTGGTGGACCTCGGGGCGGTCGTCTACGCCGGCGGCCGCGACCCCGACGACGTGACGGGGGAGGAACTCAGACCGGTGCGGCTCGACGTGACCGAGGAGTCCCAGATCGTCGACGCGGTCGAGCGCATCGGCGACGAGGCGGGTCGCCTCGACGTGCTCGTCAACAACGCCGGCATCGGGGGGCCGGCAGGACCGGTGGGGGCGGCCTCGACCGACGGTATCGACGCGGTGCTGGAGACGAACCTCCGCGGGCCGATGCTGGTCAGCAAGCACGCGCTCCCGCTGCTCCTCGAACGCGACGGGTCCCGGGTCGTCAACGTGTCGAGCCGCGGGGGGCAGCTCTCCGGAGAGAGCGACGCGGCGCGGGGTCCCTACTCCCTCTCGAAGACGGGACTGAACGGGCTGACCGTGCAGCTCCACGGCGCGTACGCCGACCGTGGCCTGCTCGCCAACTCCGCGTCGCCGGGGTGGGTCAGCACCGGCCTCGGCGGGGAGTCCGCGCCCCGTTCACCCGCGGAGGGGGCGGACACGGCCGTCTGGCTCTGCCGGTTCGTCGCCGGCGCGCCGGCGGGGAAGTTCTGGCACGACCGCGAGGTCATCGACTGGTGA
- a CDS encoding enoyl-CoA hydratase/isomerase family protein, producing the protein MPDSETVALEIEDDVATITIDRPDALNSLNVATLEALDVAIDEAEAADARVLVLTGAGEDAFVAGADISYMKDLSTPEAQAYAELGHGVASKLETFPAPTIAAVNGYAFGGGCELAIACDLRVASERAVIGQTEIDLGIIPGWGGSQRLPRLVGDETARRLIFFGERVDATDAREYGLVGEVVAHDQLDERVADVAEDLAAKPKFALRAAKEAINAVHEEPQGAGLTYERRVWAGLFGTHDQREGMAAFVEKRDPEFE; encoded by the coding sequence ATGCCAGACTCGGAGACGGTGGCGCTCGAGATCGAGGACGACGTGGCGACGATCACGATCGACCGGCCGGACGCGCTGAACTCGCTCAACGTGGCGACGCTGGAGGCGCTCGACGTCGCCATCGACGAGGCCGAGGCGGCTGACGCTCGCGTGCTGGTGCTCACGGGCGCCGGCGAGGACGCGTTCGTCGCGGGCGCCGACATCAGCTACATGAAGGACCTCTCGACGCCGGAGGCCCAGGCGTACGCCGAACTCGGCCACGGCGTCGCCTCGAAGCTGGAGACGTTCCCGGCGCCGACCATCGCCGCGGTCAACGGCTATGCGTTCGGCGGGGGCTGTGAGCTCGCCATCGCCTGCGACCTGCGGGTCGCCTCCGAGCGGGCGGTCATCGGCCAGACCGAGATCGACCTGGGAATCATCCCGGGCTGGGGCGGCAGCCAGCGGCTCCCCCGCCTCGTCGGCGACGAGACGGCACGTCGGCTCATCTTCTTCGGCGAGCGCGTCGACGCGACCGACGCGCGGGAGTACGGGCTCGTCGGCGAGGTCGTCGCGCACGACCAGCTCGACGAGCGCGTGGCCGACGTCGCCGAGGACCTCGCCGCGAAGCCGAAGTTCGCGCTCCGGGCGGCCAAGGAGGCGATCAACGCCGTCCACGAGGAGCCGCAGGGCGCGGGGCTCACCTACGAGCGGCGCGTCTGGGCCGGCCTGTTCGGCACCCACGACCAGCGCGAGGGGATGGCGGCGTTCGTCGAGAAGCGGGACCCCGAGTTCGAGTAG
- a CDS encoding DUF5789 family protein: MDRIKLSRVESHLEDLQYPVTRAEAADRFADTTLTYADGEENLGDLLLDCPSASFADADELLSDLYGVLPVEAVGEPGQSEGEG, encoded by the coding sequence ATGGACCGCATCAAACTCTCCCGCGTGGAATCGCACCTCGAGGACCTCCAGTACCCCGTGACCCGCGCGGAGGCGGCCGACCGCTTCGCCGACACGACGCTCACCTACGCGGACGGCGAGGAGAACCTCGGTGACCTCCTCCTCGACTGTCCGAGCGCGTCGTTCGCGGACGCGGACGAACTCCTCTCGGACCTGTACGGCGTCCTGCCGGTCGAAGCGGTCGGCGAGCCGGGCCAGTCCGAGGGCGAGGGCTGA
- a CDS encoding transcription factor S, producing MEFCDECGSMMKTEGDRWVCSCGFEKLRDEAKEAAMTTTQGQEEGEIVDMSDVDAAEIGPTVEQKCPECDEVRSVRYEMKQIRSADESETRFFTCTECGHKWREDDH from the coding sequence ATGGAGTTCTGCGACGAGTGCGGATCGATGATGAAAACTGAGGGGGACAGGTGGGTCTGTAGCTGCGGCTTCGAGAAGCTTCGCGACGAGGCCAAGGAGGCGGCGATGACGACGACCCAGGGACAGGAGGAGGGCGAGATCGTCGACATGTCCGACGTCGACGCCGCAGAGATCGGCCCGACCGTCGAGCAGAAGTGCCCCGAGTGCGACGAGGTCCGGTCGGTGCGCTACGAGATGAAGCAGATCCGCTCGGCCGACGAGTCCGAGACGCGCTTTTTCACCTGTACCGAGTGCGGGCACAAGTGGCGCGAGGACGACCACTGA
- a CDS encoding tRNA (cytidine(56)-2'-O)-methyltransferase: MQESHETVVLRYGHRPGRDDRMTTHVGLTARALGADRVVLPDNAGQSAETIRDITGRFGGPFDVELRDDQRAFTTGWDGTVVHLTMYGERLQDVESGIRDAHADGPLLVVVGGEKVPFDFYEAAEFNVGVTNQPHSEVAGLAVFLDRLFEGRELEREWADAERRVVPMETGKKVIESDGNETVGEGGADDGG, encoded by the coding sequence ATGCAGGAGTCACACGAGACGGTCGTCCTCCGGTACGGCCACCGGCCGGGGCGGGACGACCGGATGACGACCCACGTCGGCCTGACCGCGCGGGCGCTGGGCGCGGACCGGGTCGTCCTCCCCGACAACGCCGGGCAGTCGGCCGAGACCATCCGCGACATCACGGGTCGCTTCGGCGGGCCGTTCGACGTCGAACTCCGGGACGACCAGCGGGCGTTCACGACTGGCTGGGACGGGACGGTCGTCCACCTCACGATGTACGGCGAGCGACTGCAGGACGTGGAAAGCGGGATCAGGGACGCCCACGCCGACGGGCCGCTGCTGGTCGTGGTCGGGGGCGAGAAGGTGCCGTTCGACTTCTACGAGGCGGCGGAGTTCAACGTCGGCGTGACGAACCAGCCCCACTCGGAGGTCGCCGGCCTCGCGGTGTTCCTCGACCGGCTGTTCGAGGGCCGGGAACTGGAGCGCGAGTGGGCCGACGCCGAGCGGCGGGTGGTGCCGATGGAGACGGGGAAGAAGGTGATCGAATCGGATGGGAACGAGACGGTCGGGGAAGGCGGAGCGGACGACGGAGGGTAG
- a CDS encoding SDR family NAD(P)-dependent oxidoreductase — protein MSEDPEALAGVADVDLGGRTALVTGATSGVGRETALALARLGADVFVHGRDRRAGHETVELIEGGAGGDPGGDGAEIGGGDATFLQGDFADPDAVDAIADAVRGEVDSLDLLVHNAGTHFDSGELVDAGAERAEKTFVVNHLGPFRLTHGLRDVLEPGGRVVVVASAVHGRADGEFAVRSVDGYDGLAAYARSKLGNVLFARGLATRLDGRAVVSCHPGFVPGSGLWREASLPVRLAVGGLDSLPEWLTPDRVDDAAEAAVTPVFLAASPAVADADGGYYVDCALTDPAPVARDANRRKRLWDLSEELIGLDW, from the coding sequence ATGTCCGAAGATCCGGAGGCGCTCGCGGGCGTCGCCGACGTCGACCTCGGCGGGCGGACTGCGCTGGTCACCGGTGCGACCTCCGGCGTCGGCCGGGAGACCGCGCTCGCGCTCGCCCGCCTCGGAGCCGACGTGTTCGTCCACGGCCGGGACCGCCGTGCGGGCCACGAGACGGTCGAACTGATCGAGGGCGGCGCGGGAGGCGACCCGGGCGGCGACGGTGCCGAGATCGGCGGGGGCGATGCGACGTTCCTCCAGGGCGACTTCGCGGACCCGGACGCCGTGGACGCGATCGCGGACGCGGTCCGTGGGGAGGTGGACTCGCTCGACCTGCTCGTCCACAACGCCGGCACGCACTTCGATTCGGGCGAACTCGTCGATGCGGGGGCCGAACGCGCCGAGAAGACGTTCGTCGTGAACCACCTCGGGCCGTTCCGGCTCACGCACGGCCTGCGTGACGTCCTCGAACCCGGCGGCCGCGTGGTGGTCGTCGCCTCCGCGGTCCACGGTCGCGCCGACGGCGAGTTCGCCGTCCGGTCGGTCGACGGCTACGACGGACTCGCGGCCTACGCGCGCTCGAAACTCGGGAACGTGCTCTTCGCCCGCGGGCTCGCCACGCGGCTCGACGGGCGGGCCGTCGTCTCGTGTCACCCCGGGTTCGTCCCCGGCAGCGGCCTCTGGCGGGAGGCGTCGCTCCCGGTCAGACTCGCCGTCGGCGGCCTCGACAGCCTGCCCGAGTGGCTCACGCCGGACAGGGTGGACGACGCCGCGGAGGCGGCCGTGACCCCGGTGTTTCTGGCGGCTTCGCCGGCCGTCGCGGACGCCGACGGCGGCTACTACGTCGACTGCGCGCTCACCGATCCGGCGCCGGTCGCGCGCGACGCGAACCGGCGGAAGCGGCTCTGGGACCTCAGCGAGGAGTTGATCGGGCTTGACTGGTAA
- a CDS encoding NAD-dependent epimerase/dehydratase family protein, giving the protein MDLSEQSVLVTGGAGLIGSHLAAKLAPDNDVRVADDLSKGERERVPDGATFHRADLTDPEDVAEVVTGDLDAVFHLAAYTDTNFEDDRTLFEENTAMTYNVLERMREVGVDRFAFTSSSTVYGEAPRPTPEDYAPLEPISIYGSSKLADEALISTYAKSYGVQSWTFRFANIVGPRQRGNVIPDFIQKLRADPETLEILGNGRQEKSYLHVTDCVDAITHVVEHADRDLNTYNLGSRTTTSVVRIADIVADEMGLDPEYEFTGGDRGWTGDVPKMRLSVEKLSALGWEPPNSSDDAVRRATRDLVAELV; this is encoded by the coding sequence ATGGACCTCTCCGAGCAGTCGGTACTCGTCACGGGAGGCGCGGGACTCATCGGCTCACATCTCGCGGCGAAACTCGCGCCGGACAACGACGTGCGCGTCGCCGACGACCTCTCGAAGGGGGAGCGCGAGCGCGTGCCCGACGGGGCGACGTTCCACCGTGCGGACCTCACCGACCCCGAGGACGTCGCCGAGGTCGTGACCGGGGACCTCGACGCCGTGTTCCACCTCGCGGCCTACACCGACACGAACTTCGAGGACGACCGGACGCTGTTCGAGGAGAACACCGCGATGACGTACAACGTCCTCGAACGGATGCGAGAGGTCGGCGTCGACCGCTTCGCGTTCACCTCCTCCTCGACCGTGTACGGCGAGGCCCCCCGGCCGACGCCGGAGGACTACGCGCCGCTCGAACCGATCAGCATCTACGGCTCCTCGAAGCTGGCCGACGAGGCGCTCATCTCCACCTACGCGAAGAGCTACGGCGTCCAGTCGTGGACCTTCCGCTTCGCGAACATCGTCGGTCCCCGCCAGCGCGGCAACGTGATTCCGGACTTCATCCAGAAGCTCCGGGCCGACCCCGAGACGCTCGAAATCCTCGGGAACGGCCGACAGGAGAAGTCGTACCTCCACGTCACCGACTGCGTCGACGCCATCACCCACGTCGTCGAGCACGCCGACCGCGACCTGAACACGTACAACCTCGGCTCGCGGACGACCACCTCGGTCGTCCGCATCGCCGACATCGTCGCCGACGAGATGGGCCTCGACCCCGAGTACGAGTTCACCGGCGGCGACCGCGGCTGGACGGGCGACGTGCCCAAGATGCGCCTCTCGGTCGAGAAGCTCTCGGCGCTGGGCTGGGAGCCGCCGAACTCCAGCGACGACGCGGTCCGCCGTGCGACCCGCGACCTCGTCGCGGAACTCGTCTGA
- a CDS encoding DUF2797 domain-containing protein — protein MQVVGYETPAGALFLSDRDATTAGRAGGNDTTDGAGAADADRPDADRDDSDDGSIDRVALDPGTELSWSLGERHCAGTLHEGGHVPCGAESAPYCRDHRSTWVCARCTGTCLKDEMDCFDDHAVYLAAFAPDVFKVGVTKEWRLETRLREQGADRAAHLRTVENGRIAREIESGLAEEIPDRVRVPTKIDGLADEVDPAAWEAVLDGFDPIETYSFEYGFSLPERPVPETLASGTVVGTKGRVLVLENAGSTYAVDMRDLVGYELEVGESDRQLQSSLGAFG, from the coding sequence GTGCAGGTCGTGGGGTACGAAACGCCGGCGGGCGCGCTGTTTCTCAGCGACCGCGACGCGACCACCGCCGGTCGGGCGGGCGGGAACGACACGACCGACGGCGCGGGCGCGGCCGATGCGGACCGGCCCGATGCGGACCGGGACGATTCGGACGACGGCTCGATCGATCGCGTCGCGCTCGACCCGGGGACGGAGCTCTCGTGGTCGCTGGGGGAGCGCCACTGTGCCGGCACGCTCCACGAGGGCGGCCACGTCCCCTGCGGGGCGGAGTCGGCACCGTACTGTCGGGACCACCGGTCGACGTGGGTGTGTGCCCGCTGTACGGGAACGTGCCTGAAGGACGAGATGGACTGTTTCGACGATCACGCCGTCTACCTGGCCGCGTTCGCGCCCGACGTGTTCAAGGTCGGCGTGACGAAGGAGTGGCGGCTGGAGACGCGCTTGCGGGAGCAGGGTGCCGACCGGGCCGCACACCTCCGGACGGTCGAGAACGGCCGGATCGCCCGCGAGATCGAATCCGGGCTGGCCGAGGAGATCCCCGACCGGGTCCGCGTCCCGACCAAGATCGACGGCCTCGCTGACGAGGTCGACCCGGCCGCCTGGGAGGCGGTCCTCGACGGGTTCGACCCGATCGAGACGTACTCGTTCGAGTACGGCTTCTCGCTTCCCGAGCGTCCGGTCCCCGAGACGCTGGCCTCGGGAACGGTCGTCGGGACGAAGGGCCGGGTGCTGGTGCTCGAAAACGCAGGGAGCACCTACGCCGTCGACATGCGTGACCTCGTGGGCTACGAACTCGAGGTCGGCGAGTCGGACCGACAGCTCCAGTCCAGTCTCGGCGCGTTCGGCTGA
- the mce gene encoding methylmalonyl-CoA epimerase: MHLDHVGVATDDAAALAGLFTDLLDAGVAHEEEFDGMGVVFIETDGSYLELLEPLEAEGAIARYLDRNGPGIHHLAFETDDVAAALDRARDLDLDLIDEEPRPGAWGHEVAFLHPASTGGVLVEFVEH; this comes from the coding sequence ATGCACCTCGACCACGTCGGCGTCGCCACCGACGACGCCGCCGCGCTTGCCGGGCTGTTCACCGACCTCCTCGACGCCGGCGTCGCCCACGAGGAGGAGTTCGACGGGATGGGCGTCGTCTTCATCGAAACCGACGGCTCGTACCTCGAACTGCTCGAACCGCTCGAGGCCGAGGGCGCCATCGCGCGATACCTCGACCGCAACGGCCCGGGCATCCACCACCTGGCGTTCGAGACCGACGACGTCGCGGCCGCGCTGGACCGCGCGCGCGACCTCGACCTCGATCTCATTGACGAGGAGCCGCGGCCAGGGGCGTGGGGCCACGAGGTCGCGTTCCTCCATCCGGCGTCCACGGGGGGCGTGCTCGTCGAGTTCGTCGAGCACTGA
- the menE gene encoding o-succinylbenzoate--CoA ligase, with the protein MRDWLAHRVAASPDAEALVSAATGRTWSFEQLDAAADEMVGRLAGLGAEPGDHLAVVMEPRTEYVTLVHAAMRLGLRLVPVGHRLTAAELRPRLDTAAATMVVCSADTEPAVVGATDGEDEAEGSTAGSDRAVPVVSLDESETDGVVRLRDATSEPAPGAAWSMDDPLLMLFTSGTTGEPKLVVLTAGNVFASAVASAFRLGVSPDDRYMAALSFHHTGGLMPLYRAVLSGTSVVLRTEFDAGGVADDVREYDVTGISLVPTMLRRMLDARGTLADSLRCVLLGGAPASADLVGRCRHYSVPVHPTYGMTETASGITVARPAETTDRPETVGRPLFRTDLTVVDGDGEELPPGEVGEFVVDGPTVSPGYYGDPDATASSFEDGALHTGDAGYRDEDGYCYVLNRLDDRIITGGENVDPGEVVAALREHPAVQDAAVVGLPDEEWGERVAAAVVSADPDLDADTVRAFCRKRLADFKRPRTVALVPELRRTDTGTVDRSAVADLLADAVGTTDAADGDGDGGDADADEHRDRDGDGDSDERGDTDE; encoded by the coding sequence ATGCGCGACTGGCTCGCCCATCGTGTCGCCGCCTCGCCGGACGCCGAGGCGCTCGTGTCGGCCGCGACCGGGCGGACCTGGAGCTTCGAGCAGCTCGACGCGGCCGCGGACGAGATGGTCGGTCGGCTCGCGGGCCTGGGGGCCGAACCGGGCGATCACCTCGCGGTCGTGATGGAGCCCCGGACCGAGTACGTCACGCTGGTCCACGCCGCGATGCGGCTCGGGTTGCGACTCGTCCCCGTCGGCCACCGGCTGACCGCCGCGGAACTCCGGCCGCGACTGGACACGGCGGCGGCGACGATGGTCGTCTGTAGCGCCGACACCGAGCCGGCGGTCGTCGGGGCGACCGACGGGGAGGACGAAGCCGAGGGCTCCACGGCCGGGAGCGACCGCGCGGTCCCGGTCGTCTCGCTGGACGAATCCGAAACCGACGGCGTCGTCCGGCTCAGGGACGCGACGTCGGAGCCGGCGCCGGGGGCCGCCTGGTCCATGGACGATCCGCTGTTGATGCTGTTCACGTCGGGGACGACGGGCGAGCCGAAGCTGGTCGTGCTCACGGCGGGCAACGTGTTCGCGTCGGCCGTCGCCTCGGCGTTCCGGCTCGGCGTCTCCCCGGACGACCGCTACATGGCCGCGCTCTCGTTTCACCACACCGGCGGCCTCATGCCGCTCTACCGGGCCGTCCTCTCCGGCACGAGCGTCGTCCTCCGGACCGAGTTCGACGCCGGCGGCGTCGCCGACGACGTCCGCGAGTACGACGTGACCGGCATCTCGCTCGTGCCGACGATGCTCCGACGGATGCTGGACGCGCGCGGGACGCTGGCGGACTCGCTCCGGTGTGTCCTGCTCGGCGGCGCGCCCGCCTCCGCCGACCTCGTCGGTCGCTGCCGACACTACTCGGTCCCGGTCCACCCGACGTACGGGATGACCGAGACGGCATCCGGGATCACCGTCGCCAGACCGGCCGAGACGACCGACCGCCCCGAGACGGTCGGCCGGCCGCTGTTTCGGACGGACCTCACGGTCGTCGACGGCGACGGCGAGGAGCTCCCGCCGGGCGAAGTCGGCGAGTTCGTCGTCGACGGGCCCACCGTCTCGCCGGGCTACTACGGCGACCCCGACGCGACCGCCTCCTCGTTCGAGGACGGCGCGCTCCACACCGGCGACGCCGGCTACCGCGACGAGGATGGCTACTGCTACGTGTTGAACCGGCTGGACGACCGCATCATCACCGGCGGCGAGAACGTCGACCCCGGCGAGGTCGTCGCCGCGCTCCGGGAGCACCCGGCCGTGCAGGACGCGGCGGTCGTCGGCCTGCCGGACGAGGAGTGGGGCGAACGCGTCGCGGCGGCCGTGGTGTCGGCCGACCCGGACCTCGACGCCGACACGGTGCGGGCGTTCTGCCGGAAACGGCTCGCCGACTTCAAGCGGCCCCGGACCGTGGCGCTGGTCCCGGAACTCCGGCGGACCGACACGGGGACCGTCGACCGGTCGGCGGTCGCCGACCTGCTCGCCGACGCCGTCGGGACGACCGACGCGGCCGACGGGGACGGCGACGGCGGCGACGCGGACGCCGACGAGCATCGGGACAGGGATGGGGACGGCGACAGCGACGAACGTGGCGACACCGACGAGTGA